In Ahaetulla prasina isolate Xishuangbanna chromosome 5, ASM2864084v1, whole genome shotgun sequence, the following are encoded in one genomic region:
- the SON gene encoding protein SON isoform X2, whose product MATNIEQIFRSFVVTKFREIQEQQFGSGKLGNQHNGEINTSGQVNSSDDRIQSIESLQNDSLVQKIEQVLSEVLGTEPRYKSGDGDDIERNNSRSIKRGLSEDVQDEVPRKKSKKDKKHKDKKKKKKRKKEKKEKKYKKHAKETDVQQKECGDMQLISHSNLENSGSLLSAENDIDTHSGSTLKEVSTLINEKTVYENLNLTTLNNMFSSDTSKLDTSEEDSTSISIQEVSEVKLTNEKELEDDSYHPNVTLNICPEDKHLSDAICTVGERVSDISEVEQAKLMLETTDQENIPESSPYCVRGEPEHLETRLESTLNSVTEPVASKNLKETVSTSFEPTGYKFMTLPLESNAEAKDSVTTLGFLAMVVGKDFEATSEFLNTAKVKASERSPKHSSRKGDSVHDSEKTLTIKDLHKPQQFGTEQKDLETASEAVHTVPEKDPELAVVVPLKPQQEVKEFDVQKYNRANFGTEIPKEMKELRETSTLMTGLSESEKNAGYRPIQKDATDLQRAPLVEDMTRIDSEEHLSVVVLEKTNLEVNSDFTQIDTKCLKAKSDGVIESENWKPAPESSKAKNLECVQEFEKAKQINYLETSLETVIENRGNSKIIQHSLALFNVKVPENTLQLKDMNVSETAIQTEVGKIQNLESSKYVDLRNKESKNAEKLKNTPESLMLANNLENSSSELQCIEEIKIVKETSQSDVEAHKKDFKTGLEPEERDVDAGSGSLQMIFANYSEHNLELYTETEGTELKNSDAVLKSLHKSNADNFEPPCAKEIRYVKSTESEAVTEANDLPENLKPLEKHVKYVETASKSIALPTVTYMETLEGTSNRKQSETESHFVQEIEQKRFDSTVKKNQSSADTTDLGLISISKGLIETNSSKIGESESLGKSQGPFISKSLHEIDVISSEKSSPEFKGIAVVQDLKEPGKSLAAAIDPKEFFKLKLVESKEDFPFGTNVKQFESVSESLEQNQEQLEHTRTQIRKKCLDSVLDLGVKCARTSSKILYIDEFNIQEKNKKLEEKIETTGLMEAPESLHLSERDLIVLTSDSGTKVSDYSPETVYLAKTNSETIPKSYEIQMKDSKTSDSKAMNVKDLNIDSEPLLQTGVEIPGCKSDTVEFIAETPRKNEMLPESKSVTTLQNSNAILRSEALTYEHLKTPPASVYIIDTEDLEIPPKSKELDVTEKQGVLTSLFASVESADVPEESLERNYRTDMKRVEASQKSINVEFMGKEKMNDEPVQPSNENDANVSKLFMSSNCGVRAQIIEERLSVANKESVSGITSESGTELLKCSGVSETITDQEREKLDTTLPEFVADVQDLKESPTSLEAREMKNLKANQREKYTKSLYVLESKDATDVSQSGSKVEPKALRATMSYERLSEIKTPVTTAMQLKKPELTSSESVSILEVTDSSKIPELKIAQTYLGVTGFKTTDTTAESCPLEIIDSDSQKQQENILEVKNLESASEIKYGLETHPFKIASESEKVTQDQLSKAISNILSSGNLENLEQILKYRRNQEIKVLESPQFDTTVAKDLKGSLTYEEIIGISEMTTQISKVRDTGSNISAIVPETTEKCSEIFLESVTMSDKQATNANVELDNLINKSPDISTDINKSNSGLIDIMELKCNNASESVHMKELEDFETVAVCKSVIEIKNLQTVQTSGEKEQMDFQELSKSVLPLNTQNLERNSSLPQQKILETSLEPVKDVTVSEFSSTKDIEQNLKSGFVAEGKAQESTVEHVILTQDKSAEIIPQFTLEMKDSEATLESVGVANRKDLAIQISLKEQTTIKPLCMTTEGNVEVNQLETIVLGDSGEAIKPVPLTEKEVIKVGECIETKDSGIAVESEVIVKDKDLEVSVQDSSKYQDSDATLNSSDIIKESDGSNLKDKKSEKISSKSKDKSKSGKKAKKSRSKSPSKSKKRKKKSRSRSTSRHVSRRARSRSKNDSSSKRKHSTSRHKSRSKSVDKKEEKESSLRSRRRRSRTSDRLKSRSKSPDRRETSIRSRRRRSRSSDHKSRSRSVEKRESARRRRRLSRSSDNRRSRSRSVDRRETLTRSRRKRSRSSDHHKSRSRSSDKKEASVRTRRRRSQSSDRCRSRSKSFDRRDSSVRTRRRRSRSSDNPKSRSRSPDDKRELSVRRRGRRSRTPEIRKSRSRSVDRREISGRGRRRRSRSSDNRKSRSRSVDKRESSVRIRRRRSRSSDNRRSKSKSVDKRETSVRTKRRRSVSSDRKSRSRSVDKRETSARSKRRRSRSSDNHKSRSKSVENTETTAKSKRRSKSTDHKSRTKSVEKRESTLNSRHRRSRSSDRPRSKSKSRSKSSERKKDKDSVDGSRGKRSKYRSKSKSLEKTDGTESLEATLNNREKSPEQHKSKSRSRSKSIDKAEKERLRRSRSKGSKSPESRSRRRRTVSRSRRNRSRSLTRKRTRSKSVHRSQSRSRTRSQSRSRRRRTRSRSASRQRSLSRKRHRRSRRNRSRSTERRRRRSDSRDSYRISLRLRSRSRTPVRLRCSRSTGRRRSTSKSPDHRRSRSSSRSPKRLTDLDKAQLLEIAKANAAAMCAKAGVPLPPNLMPVITPEKKEEKVTQKSAKETILELTEKCKKIAQSQEDDVIVNKPHVSDEEEEEHPFINHPFKLNEPKPIFFNLTTPTIKPTPPKNQVTLTKEFPVSSGSQHRKKEADSAYGEWVPVEKNKDENKDDVFPDPANLEPVDISSALTERTIAQKRLTENTFDLEAMCLLNRAQERIDAWAELNSIPGHFTGSTGAQVLTSEQLSNSGPQAWVKKVFTLAPRIGSWRSHLCGLFLALNESGPNLPCSCLLATVNASPTIHNTAAIEA is encoded by the exons ATGGCGACTAACATCGAGCAAATTTTTCGGTCTTTCGTCGTTACCAAGTTCCGGGAGATCCAGGAGCAGCAATTCGGCAG tGGGAAGCTGGGAAATCAGCACAATGGTGAAATAAACACATCTGGACAAGTAAACTCCTCAGATGATAGAATTCAATCTATAGAAAGTCTTCAAAATGATTCACTAGTGCAGAAGATAGAACAAGTATTATCAGAAGTGTTGGGTACTGAGCCACGGTACAAATCAG GGGATGGAGATGATATCGAAAGGAATAATTCACGCTCTATTAAGAGAGGCTTATCTGAAGATGTGCAAGATGAAGTTCCAAGGAAAAAGTCTAAGAAGGACAAGAAAcataaagataaaaagaaaaagaaaaaacgaaagaaggaaaaaaaagagaagaaatataaaaaacaTGCCAAAGAAACAGATGTTCAGCAAAAAGAATGTGGAGATATGCAACTTATTTCTCATTCAAATTTAGAAAATTCAGGTTCTCTCTTAAGTGCAGAAAATGATATAGATACACATTCTGGGTCTACCTTGAAGGAAGTTTCTACTTTGATTAATGAAAAAACTGTGTATGAAAATCTAAATTTAACTACGTTGAATAATATGTTTAGTTCCGATACCAGCAAACTGGATACATCTGAAGAAGATTCTACTTCCATAAGTATTCAGGAGGTCAGTGAAGTGAAGCTTACAAATGAAAAAGAATTGGAAGATGACAGTTACCATCCTAATGTAACACTAAATATTTGCCCAGAGGATAAACATTTAAGTGATGCCATTTGTACAGTTGGAGAAAGAGTGTCGGATATAAGTGAAGTAGAGCAAGCTAAGTTAATGTTGGAAACAACAGATCAAGAAAACATTCCTGAAAGCAGTCCATATTGTGTAAGAGGGGAGCCAGAACATTTGGAAACCAGGCTGGAATCTACTTTAAATTCAGTCACAGAGCCTGTGGCTTCAAAAAATTTGAAAGAAACAGTATCCACATCTTTTGAACCAACTGGCTATAAATTTATGACTCTCCCTTTGGAATCAAATGCAGAAGCTAAAGATTCAGTAACAACTTTAGGATTTTTAGCTATGGTGGTAGGAAAAGATTTTGAAGCAACTTCAGAATTTTTAAATACTGCAAAAGTGAAAGCTTCAGAAAGAAGTCCTAAGCATTCCAGTAGAAAAGGTGATTCAGTGCACGATTCTGAGAAAACTCTCACAATCAAAGATTTGCACAAACCACAACAgtttggaacagaacagaaagattTGGAAACTGCTTCAGAAGCTGTCCATACAGTCCCTGAAAAAGATCCTGAGCTAGCTGTGGTAGTTCCGCTGAAACCTCAGCAAGAAGTTAAAGAATTTGATGTACAAAAATATAATAGAGCAAACTTTGgtacagagattccaaaagagatgAAAGAATTAAGAGAAACTTCTACCCTCATGACAGGACTGAGTGAATCAGAAAAAAATGCAGGATATCGTCCAATCCAAAAAGATGCAACAGATTTACAAAGAGCACCACTGGTAGAAGATATGACTAGAATAGATTCAGAAGAACACCTCTCGGTTGTAGTATTGGAAAAAACAAATTTAGAAGTTAATTCTGATTTTACGCAAATTGACACAAAATGTTTAAAAGCAAAATCTGATGGTGTAATAGAATCAGAAAATTGGAAACCTGCTCCAGAATCTTCTAAAGCAAAGAATTTAGAATGTGTCCAGGAATTTGAGAAGGCTAAACAGATTAATTATTTGGAAACTTCATTAGAAACTGTAATAGAAAATAGAGGAAACTCTAAAATCATTCAACATTCTCTGGCACTGTTTAATGTGAAAGTTCCTGAAAATACTTTGCAATTAAAAGACATGAATGTTTCAGAAACAGCAATACAAAcagaggttgggaaaatacaaaatctGGAAAGTTCAAAATATGTAGAtctaagaaataaagaaagcaaGAATGCAGAGAAGTTGAAAAATACTCCAGAATCTTTGATGCTTGCAAACAATTTAGAAAATTCCTCTTCAGAGTTACAGTGCatagaagaaattaaaatagtgaagGAAACTTCACAATCTGATGTGGAGGCACATAAAAAAGATTTCAAAACAGGTCTTGAACCTGAAGAGAGAGATGTGGATGCTGGTTCAGGATCCTTGCAGATGATATTTGCAAACTATTCAGAACATAATCTAGAACTTTATACAGAAACTGAAGGTACAGAGTTGAAAAATTCAGATGCAGTTTTGAAATCATTGCATAAGTCAAATGCTGACAATTTTGAACCACCATGTGCCAAAGAAATCAGATATGTTAAAAGTACAGAATCTGAAGCAGTGACTGAAGCAAATGATTTACCAGAAAACTTAAAACCATTGGAAAAACATGTAAAATATGTGGAAACTGCATCAAAATCAATTGCATTACCAACTGTGACATATATGGAGACACTTGAAGGTACTTCCAACAGGAAACAAAGTGAAACCGAATCTCATTTTGTGCAAGAAATAGAACAGAAACGTTTTGATTCCACTGTAAAGAAGAACCAAAGTAGTGCAGATACAACAGATTTGGGACTTATATCAATAAGTAAGGGACTAATTGAAACAAACTCCAGTAAAATAGGAGAAAGTGAGTCGTTAGGTAAGAGTCAAGGTCCATTCATTTCAAAATCATTGCATGAAATTGATGTAATAAGCTCAGAAAAAAGTAGTCCAGAATTTAAAGGAATAGCAGTAGTACAAGACTTAAAAGAACCTGGAAAATCTTTGGCAGCTGCAATTGATCctaaagaattttttaaattgaaattagTTGAATCAAAAGAAGATTTTCCATTTGGCACTAATGTGAAACAATTTGAATCAGTTTCAGAATCTCTTGAACAAAATCAAGAACAATTAGAGCACACAAGGacacaaattagaaaaaaatgtttagattctgtgcttgattTAGGTGTTAAATGTGCAAGAACAAGTTCAAAGATTCTGTATATAGATGAATTtaatattcaggaaaaaaacaagaaattggaagaaaaaatagaaactacGGGATTAATGGAAGCACCAGAATCTTTGCATTTGTCAGAGAGAGATCTGATCGTTCTTACTTCTGATTCTGGAACTAAAGTTTCAGACTATAGTCCAGAAACTGTGTACTTGGCAAAAACAAATTCAGAGACCATCCCAAAGTCTTATGAAATTCAAATGAAAGATTCAAAAACTTCAGACTCTAAAGCCATGAATGTAAAAGACTTGAACATTGATTCAGAACCTTTGCTTCAAACAGGTGTAGAAATTCCAGGATGTAAATCAGATACTGTGGAATTTATAGCAGAAACTCCCAGAAAAAATGAGATGCTTCCAGAATCAAAAAGTGTAACAACATTGCAAAACTCAAATGCAATACTCAGAAGTGAAGCATTGACATATGAACATTTGAAGACACCTCCAGCATCTGTATATATAATAGATACTGAAGATCTAGAAATACCCCCCAAGTCTAAAGAATTGGATGTAACAGAAAAGCAAGGTGTTCTAACATCTCTCTTTGCCTCAGTGGAATCTGCGGATGTACCAGAAGAAAGTTTAGAACGTAATTATAGAACAGATATGAAAAGGGTAGAAGCAAGTCAGAAGTCAATTAATGTAGAGTTCATGGGTAAAGAAAAGATGAATGATGAACCCGTCCAGCCATCTAATGAAAATGATGCAAATGTTTCAAAACTATTTATGTCTTCAAATTGTGGTGTAAGGGCACAGATTATAGAAGAAAGATTGTCAGTTGCCAACAAAGAAAGTGTTTCTGGAATAACTTCAGAATCAGGTACAGAATTATTAAAATGTTCTGGAGTTTCTGAAACTATCACAGaccaagagagagagaagcttgATACAACTCTGCCTGAATTTGTGGCGGATGTCCAAGATTTGAAAGAAAGCCCTACTAGTTTAGAAGCACGAGAGATGAAGAATTTAAAAGCTaatcagagagaaaaatataccaAGTCTCTTTATGTATTAGAATCCAAAGATGCAACTGATGTTTCACAATCTGGGTCTAAAGTTGAACCAAAAGCTTTAAGAGCAACAATGAGCTATGAAAGATTATCAGAAATAAAAACTCCAGTGACCACTGCAATGCAGTTAAAGAAACCAGAATTAACATCTTCAGAATCTGTTTCTATATTGGAAGTAACTGACAGTTCAAAAATCCCAGAGCTCAAAATTGCTCAAACATATTTAGGAGTAACTGGTTTCAAAACTACTGACACAACTGCAGAGAGTTGTCCACTAGAAATAATTGACTCTGACTcacaaaaacaacaagaaaacatTTTGGAAGTTAAAAATTTGGAATCTGCTTCAGAAATTAAATATGGGCTAGAAACACATCCATTCAAAATTGCTTCCGAATCTGAAAAAGTGACACAAGACCAACTTTCAAAAGCTATTTCAAACATATTATCTTCTGGCAATCTGGAAAACCTAGAACAAATTTTGAAATATAGACGTAACCAGGAAATAAAAGTTTTAGAGTCTCCCCAATTTGATACCACAGTGGCCAAAGATTTAAAAGGAAGTCTTACATATGAAGAAATAATAGGTATTTCAGAGATGACTACTCAAATTTCAAAAGTAAGAGATACCGGATCAAATATATCAGCTATAGTTCCAGAAACAACTGAAAAATgttctgaaatatttctggaaagtGTAACTATGTCAGATAAACAGGCTACAAATGCAAATGTAGAACTAGACAATTTAATTAACAAGTCACCTGACATTTCTACAGATATTAATAAATCAAATTCAGGGCTTATTGATATAATGGAATTGAAATGTAACAATGCTTCAGAATCTGTACACATGAAAGAACTGGAAGATTTTGAAACAGTTGCTGTATGCAAGTCTGTCATTGAAATAAAAAACCTTCAAACTGTACAAACATCAGGAGAGAAAGAGCAAATGGATTTTCAGGAACTCTCAAAATCGGTGTTACCTTTAAACACTCAGAATTTGGAAAGAAACTCAAGTTTGCCACAACAAAAGATATTAGAAACATCTCTAGAACCTGTTAAAGATGTAACAGTTTCTGAATTTTCAAGTACAAAGGATATTGAACAGAATCTAAAAAGTGGATTTGTGGCAGAAGGGAAAGCTCAGGAATCAACTGTAGAACATGTGATATTAACTCAAGATAAGAGTGCAGAAATAATACCACAGTTCACTTTGGAAATGAAAGATTCAGAAGCAACCTTAGAATCTGTAGGTGTGGCAAACAGAAAAGACTTAGCTATACAGATTTCTTTGAAGGAGCAAACAACTATAAAACCTCTCTGTATGACAACAGAAGGCAATGTGGAAGTAAATCAACTGGAAACCATTGTGCTGGGAGATTCAGGAGAAGCTATAAAACCTGTGCCCTTGACAGAGAAAGAAGTCATCAAAGTGGGAGAATGCATTGAGACAAAAGATTCAGGAATAGCTGTTGAATCTGAGGTTATAGTAAAGGATAAAGACTTGGAAGTTTCTGTTCAGGACTCTTCAAAATACCAGGATTCAGATGCTACTCTAAATTCTTCAGACATAATTAAGGAAAGTGATGGGagtaatttaaaagacaaaaaaagtgaaaaaataagtagcaaaagtaaagataaaagtaaaagtggaaaaaaagcaaaaaaaagcagatCAAAATCTCCTTCCAAGTCAAAGAAGCGTAAAAAGAAATCTAGATCACGTTCTACCTCTAGACATGTATCTAGAAGAGCACGTTCCAGAAGCAAAAATGATTCCAGTTCCAAGAGAAAGCACTCCACTTCACGTCATAAATCTAGATCCAAATCTGttgataaaaaagaagaaaaagaatcttCATTAAGATCTAGACGAAGACGGTCACGAACCTCTGATCGTCTTAAATCTAGATCTAAATCTCCTGATAGAAGAGAAACTTCAATAAGATCAAGACGAAGACGATCCAGATCATCTGATCACAAGTCTAGATCCAGATCAGTTGAAAAAAGAGAATCGGCTAGGAGAAGACGAAGGTTATCCCGGTCTTCTGACAATCgcagatctagatctagatcagTTGATAGAAGAGAGACTTTGACAAGATCAAGGAGGAAGCGCTCCAGATCTTCTGACCATCATAAATCTAGATCACGATCAAGTGACAAAAAAGAGGCCTCTGTAAGAACAAGGCGAAGGCGATCTCAGTCTTCTGATCGTTGTAGATCTAGATCCAAATCTTTTGACAGAAGAGACTCTTCAGTAAGAACACGGAGAAGGCGATCTAGATCTTCTGATAATCCCAAATCTAGGTCAAGATCTCCTGATGACAAGAGAGAGCTTTCAGTGAGAAGAAGGGGGAGAAGATCAAGGACCCCTGAAATCCGCAAATCTAGGTCTAGATCTGTTGACAGAAGGGAGATTTCAGGGAGAGGAAGGCGAAGGCGATCAAGATCCTCTGATAATCGTAAGTCAAGATCCAGATCAGTTGACAAAAGAGAGAGTTCAGTGAGGATAAGGCGAAGGCGATCCAGGTCTTCTGATAACCGCAGATCAAAGTCCAAATCTGTTGACAAAAGGGAGACTTCAGTGAGGACAAAACGAAGGCGGTCTGTGTCCTCTGATCGCAAATCTAGATCCAGATCTGTTGATAAAAGAGAGACTTCAGCTAGATCAAAAAGGAGACGTTCTAGGTCTTCTGATAATCACAAATCTAGATCCAAATCTGTTGAGAACACAGAAACCACAGCAAAATCAAAAAGACGATCTAAATCTACTGATCATAAGTCCAGAACAAAATCAGTtgaaaagagggagtcaaccttaaATTCTAGACATAGACGATCTAGGTCATCAGATCGGCCAAGATCTAAATCAAAATCAAGATCAAAgtcttctgaaagaaaaaaagacaaagattCTGTGGATGGATCAAGAGGAAAACGTTCAAAATACAGATCAAAGTCTAAGTCTCTTGAGAAAACAGATGGAACGGAGTCTTTGGAAGCAACTTTGAATAATCGAGAAAAATCACCTGAGCAGCACAAATCTAAATCTAGGTCTAGGTCTAAATCTATAGATAAAGCAGAGAAAGAACGCTTGAGAAGATCAAGAAGTAAAGGTTCCAAGTCCCCAGAATCTAGGTCTCGCAGACGTAGAACAGTATCAAGGTCTAGAAGAAATCGTTCACGATCATTAACACGGAAGAGAACAAGATCTAAATCTGTTCATCGATCACAATCACGCTCTCGAACTCGTTCTCAGTCACGTTCAAGACGGAGGAGGACTAGATCAAGATCGGCATCAAGACAGAGATCTTTGTCAAGGAAAAGACATAGACGATCTCGGAGAAATCGATCAAGATCAacagagaggagaagaagaagatctgATTCAAGAGACAGTTATAGAATATCTCTCAGGTTACGGTCCAGAAGTCGAACACCTGTCCGTCTGAGATGTTCTAGGTctacaggaagaagaagaagtactAGTAAATCACCTGATCATCGACGGTCTAGATCTTCAAGCAGATCACCAAAACGTCTCACTGACTTGG ATAAggcacagttacttgaaatagcCAAGGCAAATGCAGCAGCAATGTGTGCTAAGGCTGGTGTTCCACTCCCACCAAATCTGATGCCTGTTATTACtccagagaagaaggaagagaaagttaCTCAAAAGTCAGCAAAAGAAACAATATTGGAACTGACTGAG aaatgcaAGAAGATTGCCCAAAGCCAGGAAGATGATGTCATTGTAAATAAGCCTCATGTttctgatgaagaagaggaggaacatcCTTTTATCaaccatccctttaaattgaaTGAGCCGAAGcctatttttttcaatttaact ACTCCTACAATAAAACCAACACCTCCGAAAAATCAGGTAACTCTGACAAAAGAGTTTCCAGTTTCTTCAGGGTCTCAACACAGGAAAAAAGAAGCAGATAGTGCATATGGGGAATGGGTTCCAGTTGAGAAGAACAAAGATGAGAACAAGGATGATGTGTTTCCTGATCCAGCCAATTTGGAG ccTGTGGACATCTCATCAGCACTGACTGAACGGACGATAGCCCAAAAGAGACTTACGGAAAATACATTTGATCTGGAGGCAATGTGCTTGTTAAATCGTGCACAAGAACGG